The window GCCCTCCGGGCCACCTCGGCGAGGCCCAGGGGGTCCCCCAGGACCGAGAGGAAGACCCGGTAGGCCTCCAGGGGCGCCACCCCGTAGGCCCGGAAGAGGACCCCCAAGGCCATGAGGGCCATCCCCACGAAGAGGGCATAGGCCCCCACGACCTTGAGGGGCCGGGGCGCGGGGTCCACCTCCACCCTCACGCCCGACCCCCCGTCATCATGGCCCCCAGGCGCTCCAATCCCACCCCCTCCCGCGGCAAGGGCCCCACCAGCCGCCCCTGGTAGAGGGCCGCCACCCGGTGGGAGAGGGCCAGGATCTCGTCCAGGTCCTCGCTCACAAGGAGGACGGCCGCCCCGCCCTTGGCCAGGTCCAGGAGGAGGCGGTGGACCTCCTCCGCCGCCCCCACGTCCACGCCGTAGGTGGGGTGCATGGCCAAAACCAGCCTGGCCCCCTCCCCGAGCTCCCGGGCCAGGATCACCTTCTGCACGTTCCCCCCGGAGAGGAAGCGGACGGGGGTCCTGGGGGAAGGCGTTTGGATCCCGAAGCGGCGGATGAGCTCCGAGGCCTTTTCCTCCATGGCCCTACGGGAGAGCAAACCCCGCCGGGCGAAGCGGGCGTAGCGGCGCAGGGCCAGGTTCTCCGCCACGCTCATCGTCCCCACCACCCCCATGGCCCGGTCCTCGGGGATGTGGGCCACCCCCAAGGCGTGGAGGCGGGCGGGGTCCCGGGGCAAGGGGGCGCCCAGGAACCGCACCTCCCCCCGGTAGGGCCTAAGCCCCGCCAAGGCCTCCACGAGCTCCTTCTGCCCGCTTCCCGCCACCCCGGCCACGCCGAGGATCTCCCCTTCCCAGAGCACGAAGCTCACCCCCTGGACCGGGACCCCCCGGCGGGGCACGAAGAGGTCCCGCACCTCCAGAAGGGGCCTCTTCCCCGGAGGGAAGCCGAGGCGGGGAGGCTCCACCTCCCGCCCCACCATGAGGCGCACGAGGAGGTCCCGGTCCGCCTTCTCCCTCGGCACCTCCCCCACCTTTCTCCCCCCCCGGAGGACGGCGATGCGGTCCGCCACCCGGAGCACCTCGTCCAGCTTGTGGCTGATGAAGATCACCGCGAGGCCCATGGCCTTGTAGCGGGCGATCTCCTGGAAAAGGCCCTCCGCCTCCTGGGGGGTGAGGACGCTGGTGGGCTCGTCCAGGATCAGGACCTTGGGCTTGGCGAGAAGGGCCCTGAGGATCTCCACCCGCTGCTTCTCCCCGGCGGAGAGGAGGTGGACGGGCGCCTCCAGGTCCACCCCCAGAGGGTGCCCCGCCAGCAGGGCCTTGAGCCTGCGGACGAGGGCCCTTCGGGGAAGCAGGAAGGGCAGGTCCAGCCCCAGGGCCAGGTTCTCGGCCACGGTGTGGGCCTCAATGAGCTCGGGGTGCTGGGGCACGAGGGCGATGCCCAGGGCCTGGGCCGCCTTGGGGGAGGGGATCTGGACGGGGCGCCCCTCCAGGAGGATCCGCCCCTCGTCCGGCGCGTAAAGGCCGTAGAGGAGGCTCACCAGGGTGGTCTTCCCCGCCCCGTTCTCCCCCAGGAGGGCGAGGACCTCCCCGGCCCGCACCTCGAGGCTGATGCGGTCGTTGGCCACCACCGGGCCGAAGCGTTTCGTGATGTTCTCCAGCCGCAGCATCCGCCCCCGGAGGAGGATACCACGCCTACGGGAGGTCGGCCCTGCGGTTGGCGTTGAGGTAGACCCGCTCCCCAAACCGGGCCACCACCTCCTCGGCGGCCACATACGTGGCCCCCAAAGCCTCCACCACCCGCCCCAGGCGGAAGTCCCCCTCCCGGATCTGCCGCTCCACCTGGGGCAGGCAGTCCTTGTGGTAAAGGGCCATGAGGGGCTCGAGGTGGCCCTCGGGGCTGTAGACCGCCACCACGGGGTAGGGGGAGGCGCGGGCCTGCTCGTAGAGGAAGTCCCAAAAGCCCCGGGTGAGGAAGGGAAGGTCCGTGGCCGCCACCGCCACCCAGGGGAAGCGGGCGTGGGCGAGGGCGGAGTGGAGGCCGGAGAGGCTATCCGCCCCCGGGAGGAGGTCGGGGTAGACGGGGACGCCGAAGCCCACGTAGGGGCGGTTGGCCACGATGAAGCGCTCCTCCGCCCCCCTAAGGCTCTCCAAGACCCAGAGGAGGAGGGGCTTCCCCCGGTAGACGAAAAGGGCCTTGTCCTCCCCAAAGCGCCTCGAGGCCCCTCCCGCGAGGACCGCTCCCGAGTACACGCCCCCAGTCTAAAGCCTTTCGGCAAGCCTCTCTGCGAGGAGAGGCGCGTAGAGAAAGCCCGTGGAGCCGAGCCCGGTGAGGGCGAACCCCCCCTCCACGGGGAAGAGAAAGGAGGAAAGCCTAAAGCGCACCCCCCGCCAAAGGGAGGCCACCCGGGGGCGGTAGCCCACAAGGGCCTCGGCCCCTTGGAGAAGCCACTCCACCTCCCCTTCCGTGGGCGGCGGGAGGCGGTAGCCCTCCTCCCCCGGGAGGTAGCTTCCCCCTAAGGCCGCCCCCGCCAAGTAGACCCGGTAGCTCACGGCCCGGGGAAAGTAGTCCAAGAGGGTGAGGACGAGCCCCGGGACGTGCCGCCCCTCCAGGCCCAAAAGGTGCGCCCCCCGGCCCCCCCCGGCGTAGACCAGAACCTCCCCCCTGACCCGCCCGCCGCCCTCGAGGACCAGCCAGGGAGGCTCCCAGGCGAGGACCCGGCCCCTTAGAAGGGGAAGCCCCTCGGCGAGGCGCGCCAAAAGGGGCCTCGGCTCCAGCCAAAAGGCCTCCTCCAGAAGCACCCCCTCCTTCTCCCAGCGGTGCTTGAGCCGGGAAAGCCTCCCCGCCACCTTGGGCCGGTCCTCCTCGGGCACGGGGCGGAAGACCCCGAGGTGGAGGGGGACGAAGCGGCCGTAAAAGGCGAGGGCCGCCGCCAAGGCCCTTTCCCCCTCCTCCGCCAGGGTGAAGCGCCTCCCCCTAAGGGGGTTCACCAGGGCCACGGGAGGGCGGCTCGCCTCCCCCAGGGCCTCGGCCACCACCAGGACCTTCCGGCCCCTTTCCCAAAGGAGGCGGGCCAGGGTGAGCCCCGCCACCCCGGCCCCCAGGACCACCACCTCGGCTTCCCGGAGCATGCCCTAAAACCGGTACCCCTCCCCCTCCTTCCGGCAAAGCCCCCGGGCAGCAAGCCCTTCCAAAAGCCTTTCCGCCTCCTCCTCAGGCAAAAAGGCCGAGAGGTCCCCCGGGCGCAAAACCCCGCCCCGCCGCCAGGCCTCCCGCATGGCCAGGCGCTCCAACGCCGCCAAGGAAGGCCCCCGGGAAAGAAGCCCCTCCTGCCAACGGGCAAGGCCCAAGTAGCCCAGGGCCCCACCCCCCAGGGCCAGGAAGAACCCAAGCCCCGTGAAGCGGAAGGTGGCGAAGAGGAGGAGGAAGAGGGCCAAGGCCACGCCCAGGGGGAGGATGGACCGCATCCCTCACCCCCTAGGCCACGGGCAGGGGGATGGGGGCCGGGGCCTCCGCCCCCACCACCTCCCCGAAGAGGAGGTGGGGCGTGGCCTGCTTGATCTCCACCTGGTAGAGGCCCGGCACCGGGGCCTGGGAAGCGGGGACGAGCACGGGGTGGTTCCCCCGGTCGTGCCCCTGGACGAAGCCCTCCTCCTTGGCCTCGCCCCGGACCAACACCTCCACCGTCTTCCCCACCCACTCCAGGTTCCTGCGGTAGCTCCACTCCTTCTGCTTCTCAATGAGGCGCATCAGGCGCTCCACCTTCACCTCCCGGGGCAGGTCCTGGAAGTGCTTGTAGGCGGGGGTGCCGGGGCGGGGCGAGTAGATGAACATGTAGGCCTGGTCGTACCCCACCTCGTCGTAGAGGGAAAGGGTCTCCTGGAAGTCCTCCTCCGTCTCCCCGGGGAAGCCCACGATGATGTCGGTGGAAAGCACGGCATCGGGGAGGGCCTCGCGGATCTTCCGGATCCTCTCCAAATAGTGTGCCCGGCGGTACTCCCGGGCCATGCGGCGGAGCACCCGGTCGGAGCCCGACTGCACGGGCAGGTGGATGTAGCGGCAGATGGCGGGGGTTTCGGCGATGGCCTCAATGATGTCGTCGGTGAAGTTCACCGGGTGGCTGGTGAGGAAGCGCACCCGGGGGATGCCCATCCCGCCCACCATGCGGAGGAGCTCGGCGAAGGAGGGGAAGCCCGGCTGGTCCTTGCCGTAGGAGTTGACGTTCTGGCCGAGGAGGGTGACCTCCACCACCCCCGCCTGCTTCAGGAGCTCAATCTCCTTAAGGATGAGGTCGGGGTGGCGGGAGACCTCGGGGCCGCGGGTGGTGGGGACGATGCAGTAGGTGCAGTGGTGGTTGCACCCCCGGATGATGGTCACGTGGGCGGAAAGCGCCCCCTTGGGAGGCGGGGGAATGTAGTCCAGGACGTCCTCTCGGAAGGTGAGGTCCCAGAACCTCTCGTTCGCCTTCAGGGCCTCGGGCAAGGAGGTGAGGGCCCCGGGGCCCAAGAGGACGTCCACCCCGAACTTCTTCGCCATCTGCTGGCCCTCGTCCAGCTGGGCCAGGCACCCCATCATCCCGATGAGGAGGCCCCGACGCTCCTTCTCCTTGCGGAGCTGGCCCAGGAGGGAGCGCACCTTCTCCACGGGCTTGCCCCGCACGGCGCAGGTGTTCACCAGGACGAAGTCCGCCTCCTCCACCGAGTCCACGAGCTCCCACCCGAGGCTCACGAGCTCGCTCGCCACCAGGTGGGAGTCGTACTCGTTCATCTGGCAGCCGTAGGTGATGATGTGCGCACGCATAGCACCTCCCGGGCGACCGGGGGGATCCCGGGCCCATCCTTCCCAGGATAGCAGGAAGGGGTAGCATGGGGGCATGCGCCTCCGCTTTCGGGAGAAGGGGCCCTACGTCCTGGACCTTCCGGAGGGGACCCCCTTCCGGTGGAACGGGGAGGAAAGGCGCCTAGAGCGGGCCAAGCTCGCCCTCTGCCGCTGCGGCCGGTCCCGGGAGAAGCCCTTCTGCGACGGGAGCCACAAGGAGGCGGGCTTCCTTGCGGAGAAGGGGGAGTTGGAGGTTCAGTAGAGGAACTCCCGGATCTCGTACCGGGAGGCCCTGAGGCCGAGGCGACGCACCGCCTGGGCCCACCTTTGGAGTTCCCCCTCGAGGTCCTCCAAGGGAGCAAGGCCGAGGGCGGCGTACGGGGTGCCGGGGTCCTCCCGGAAGGGGGAGAGGTAGACCACGTCCCCTCTCCCCAAGGGAAGCTCCGCGAGGAGGGCGAGGCTTTCCCGGAAGTGGGCCTCGGCGAAGGCCTTTCCCCCCGCCCCCACCATGAGGATCACCCCCACGGAAAGCCCCGCCGCCTTCAACGCCCGGACCAGGGGCAGGACCTCCTTGGGGTGGCCGGGCTTCCGGAGGAGGGCGAGGAGGGGGGCGTGCCCCGTCTCCAGGCCGATGTAGACCCGCCGGAGGCCCATACCCCCAAGCCTTTCCCACCAGGAAGGGGCTTTCTTCAGGCCGGTGAAGAGGTCCAGAAACCCCATCACGGGCTCCCCGGGGAAGTGGGCCCGCACGAGCTCCAGGAGGGGAAGAAGGGGCTCGGAGAGGGCGAGGGCGTTCCCGTCCGCGAGGAAGACCCCGCGCCTAAGAAGCCTGCCCCGCCCGAGCAGGGCCAAGACGGCCTGGATGTGCTCCCGGAAAGCCTCGGGGGTTCGCTTCTGGAAGGGGCGGTCCTGGTAGAAGCTGCAGAAGGCGCAGCGGTTCCAGGTGCATCCCGTGGTGGCCTGTAGGACCACGGAGAGGTAGGCGTCGGGGGGAAGGATGCTCACGGGCCAGGCGTAGGCCCTGCGGTAGGGCGTGGGGTCCAGGAGGCCCTCGGGGGTCCAGCGGAGCACCTCCTCCCGCCTCCTTTCGTCCCGCAGGTGGGCCTCGGCCAGGTCCAGGACCTCCTGGTAGACCCCAAGGGCCTCCTCGGGGGCAAGCCTTCTCCGCCTCCTCTCCCCTTCCCGGTAGCGGAGGTGGAGGCTCCCGTCCAGGGCGCGCTTGTAGGTCTTCCCCTCGCGGAAGTAGTGGTAGGGCCTTCCCTCCCGGTCAAAGGAAAGGACCCGCCTCCCCAGGGAAAGGACCGTGGCCTCGGGCCGGAGGAGCTCCATAGGGCTAGAATAAGCCCCGTGGCCGTCGCCGCCCTCAAGGCCCTCCTTCCCCCCGAACGCCTAAGGCGCCTCACCCCCCTGGGCGGGTTTGAGGCCCGGGTCTACACGGACGGCGAACGGGTTTACAAGGTCTACCGCAAGGAGGAGGCCCACCTGGCGGGCCTCGAGGCCCGCCGCATGGCCCGGGCGGGCTTCGGGAGCCTGGTCCTCGCCGTGATCCAGGGAGCGGAGGGGGGCGTCCTCGTCACCCGCCGCTTCCCCGGAAGGCCCTTCGCCCCCGAGGCCTTCACCTCCAAAACCCTCGCCGCCCTCTCCCACCTCTTCCTCGCCCTCCACCGCCTGCCCGAGCCGGGGAAGGTCACCCAAGAGGAACTCCTTTCCCGCCTGGAACGCTTCGCCGAGAGCCTCCACGACCAGCCGGAAGCCCTCTCCCTGGTCCAGGCCCTGAAGCGGGAGGTGGGCCTCGCCGCCGGGGTGGAACGCCGCTTCTGCCACCGGGACGCCTGGGCAGGAAACCTCCTCCTCAAAGCGCCGGAGGCGGAAGGCCCCGAGGTCTTCCTGGTGGACTGGGCCCGCGCCGGGGGGGACGACCCGGCGCGGGACCTCGCCCTCCTGAAGACGGGAAGCCTAGACCTCCTGGGGGAGGAGGCCGCCCGGGCCGCCCTCTTCCGCATGGCCCGCCTCTACCCCAAGGAGGTCCGGGAGCGCCTCGCCTTCTACGTCCCCCTCACTTACCTCCACGACCTCCACTGGTTCCGCACCAAGGAGCCCCAAGGCTTCCCGCAGGCCCTGGAGGAAAAGCTCCCCAAGGCCCTCGCCTTCTTCCGGGACTTCTTCCCCCGAAGGGGGGCGTGGTAGGCTCTTGCCGATGAGGATCACCCTGGTGGACCACCCCCTGGTCCAGCACAAGCTGGCCCACCTCAGGGACAAGCGCACGGGCCCCAAGGACTTCCGCGAGCTCGCCGAAGAGGTCGCCATGCTCATGGCCTACGAGGCCATGCGGGACCTGGAGCTGGAGGAGACCACGGTGGAGACCCCCATCGCCCCCGCCCGGGTCAAGGTGCTCTCCGGGAAAAAGCTCGCCCTGGTGGCCATCCTGCGGGCGGGGCTCGTGATGGTGGAGGGGATTTTGAAGCTCGTCCCCCACGCCCGGGTGGGGCACATCGGCCTCTACCGGGACCCCGAGTCCTTAAACCCCGTGCAGTACTACATCAAGCTCCCCCCGGACATCGCCGAGCGCCGGGCCTTCCTCCTGGACCCCATGCTGGCCACGGGAGGAAGCGCAAGCCTCGCCCTCTCCCTCCTCAAGGAACGGGGGGCCACCGGGGTCAAGCTCATGGCCATCCTCGCCGCCCCCGAGGGCCTGGAGCGCATCGCCAAGGACCACCCCGACACCGAGGTGGTGGTGGCGGCCATAGACGAGCGCCTCAACGACCACGGCTACATCGTCCCCGGCCTCGGCGACGCCGGGGACCGGATCTATGGCACCAAGTGACCTGCTGGAGTTCCTCCACCGCCTGGGCGTGGCCAACCCCTACGGGCGGGGCTGGCTCACCGTCCTCCTCGTCTTTTTCCTGGCCCTCCTCTTCACCTGGCGCTTCCTGCCCCACGTGCGCCGCTTCGCCCTGAAGGTGGGCTGGGCCGACCTGCCCAACGAGCGCAGGCTCAACCGGGAGCCCCTCCCCAACGCCGGGGGGCTCGCCCTCTACGCCGGGGTGGTGCTCGCCCTGGTGGTGGCGGCCTTCCTCCGGCCCATCCTGGTGGAGCAGGTGCTCATCCAGGTCCTCGCCATCCTCCTGGGGGGAGCCTGGCTCGTGCTTGTGGGCTTCATTGACGACCAGTTCGGCCTTCCTCCCCTCTTCCGCCTCTTCGTCCAGACGCTTTCCGCCCTCCTCCTCGTGGCCGTGGGGGTGCGGTTTGAGGCCGCCTTCGGCACCCCCTTGGACCCCGCCTTGGGACTCTTCCTCACCTGGCTTTGGGTCGTGGGCATCACCAATGCCCTCAACCTCATGGACGGCCTGGACGGCCTCGCCGGGGGGATCGCCTTCATCAGCGCCATGAGCCTCCTCTTCGTCTCCGCCCAGTTCCCCTACTGGGCGGCAGGGACGCTGGTGCTTTCCGCCCTGGCGGGGGCCTCCTTGGGCTTCCTCCGGCACAACCTCCACCCAAGCCGCATCATCCTGGGGGACGCGGGGGCCTACTTCCTGGGCTACACCTTGGCCGCCACCGCCCTCCTCGGCAACCTCAAGCTCACCACCTTCCTGGGCCTCCTCCCCCCGGCGCTCTTCCTCCTCCTCCCCATCCTGGA of the Thermus thermophilus HB8 genome contains:
- a CDS encoding CDGSH iron-sulfur domain-containing protein yields the protein MRLRFREKGPYVLDLPEGTPFRWNGEERRLERAKLALCRCGRSREKPFCDGSHKEAGFLAEKGELEVQ
- the miaB gene encoding tRNA (N6-isopentenyl adenosine(37)-C2)-methylthiotransferase MiaB, with amino-acid sequence MRAHIITYGCQMNEYDSHLVASELVSLGWELVDSVEEADFVLVNTCAVRGKPVEKVRSLLGQLRKEKERRGLLIGMMGCLAQLDEGQQMAKKFGVDVLLGPGALTSLPEALKANERFWDLTFREDVLDYIPPPPKGALSAHVTIIRGCNHHCTYCIVPTTRGPEVSRHPDLILKEIELLKQAGVVEVTLLGQNVNSYGKDQPGFPSFAELLRMVGGMGIPRVRFLTSHPVNFTDDIIEAIAETPAICRYIHLPVQSGSDRVLRRMAREYRRAHYLERIRKIREALPDAVLSTDIIVGFPGETEEDFQETLSLYDEVGYDQAYMFIYSPRPGTPAYKHFQDLPREVKVERLMRLIEKQKEWSYRRNLEWVGKTVEVLVRGEAKEEGFVQGHDRGNHPVLVPASQAPVPGLYQVEIKQATPHLLFGEVVGAEAPAPIPLPVA
- a CDS encoding MraY family glycosyltransferase, whose product is MAPSDLLEFLHRLGVANPYGRGWLTVLLVFFLALLFTWRFLPHVRRFALKVGWADLPNERRLNREPLPNAGGLALYAGVVLALVVAAFLRPILVEQVLIQVLAILLGGAWLVLVGFIDDQFGLPPLFRLFVQTLSALLLVAVGVRFEAAFGTPLDPALGLFLTWLWVVGITNALNLMDGLDGLAGGIAFISAMSLLFVSAQFPYWAAGTLVLSALAGASLGFLRHNLHPSRIILGDAGAYFLGYTLAATALLGNLKLTTFLGLLPPALFLLLPILDTTQVVVRRLLRGQNPLSTPGKDHIHHRLLARGLSQRRVAFLLWGAALLFNLLAMVYLGMPWEAILTSLLATALGLAWVTYRRLRALWRGE
- a CDS encoding radical SAM protein, with the translated sequence MELLRPEATVLSLGRRVLSFDREGRPYHYFREGKTYKRALDGSLHLRYREGERRRRRLAPEEALGVYQEVLDLAEAHLRDERRREEVLRWTPEGLLDPTPYRRAYAWPVSILPPDAYLSVVLQATTGCTWNRCAFCSFYQDRPFQKRTPEAFREHIQAVLALLGRGRLLRRGVFLADGNALALSEPLLPLLELVRAHFPGEPVMGFLDLFTGLKKAPSWWERLGGMGLRRVYIGLETGHAPLLALLRKPGHPKEVLPLVRALKAAGLSVGVILMVGAGGKAFAEAHFRESLALLAELPLGRGDVVYLSPFREDPGTPYAALGLAPLEDLEGELQRWAQAVRRLGLRASRYEIREFLY
- a CDS encoding ABC transporter ATP-binding protein translates to MLRLENITKRFGPVVANDRISLEVRAGEVLALLGENGAGKTTLVSLLYGLYAPDEGRILLEGRPVQIPSPKAAQALGIALVPQHPELIEAHTVAENLALGLDLPFLLPRRALVRRLKALLAGHPLGVDLEAPVHLLSAGEKQRVEILRALLAKPKVLILDEPTSVLTPQEAEGLFQEIARYKAMGLAVIFISHKLDEVLRVADRIAVLRGGRKVGEVPREKADRDLLVRLMVGREVEPPRLGFPPGKRPLLEVRDLFVPRRGVPVQGVSFVLWEGEILGVAGVAGSGQKELVEALAGLRPYRGEVRFLGAPLPRDPARLHALGVAHIPEDRAMGVVGTMSVAENLALRRYARFARRGLLSRRAMEEKASELIRRFGIQTPSPRTPVRFLSGGNVQKVILARELGEGARLVLAMHPTYGVDVGAAEEVHRLLLDLAKGGAAVLLVSEDLDEILALSHRVAALYQGRLVGPLPREGVGLERLGAMMTGGRA
- a CDS encoding FAD-dependent oxidoreductase; this encodes MLREAEVVVLGAGVAGLTLARLLWERGRKVLVVAEALGEASRPPVALVNPLRGRRFTLAEEGERALAAALAFYGRFVPLHLGVFRPVPEEDRPKVAGRLSRLKHRWEKEGVLLEEAFWLEPRPLLARLAEGLPLLRGRVLAWEPPWLVLEGGGRVRGEVLVYAGGGRGAHLLGLEGRHVPGLVLTLLDYFPRAVSYRVYLAGAALGGSYLPGEEGYRLPPPTEGEVEWLLQGAEALVGYRPRVASLWRGVRFRLSSFLFPVEGGFALTGLGSTGFLYAPLLAERLAERL
- a CDS encoding phosphotransferase — translated: MAVAALKALLPPERLRRLTPLGGFEARVYTDGERVYKVYRKEEAHLAGLEARRMARAGFGSLVLAVIQGAEGGVLVTRRFPGRPFAPEAFTSKTLAALSHLFLALHRLPEPGKVTQEELLSRLERFAESLHDQPEALSLVQALKREVGLAAGVERRFCHRDAWAGNLLLKAPEAEGPEVFLVDWARAGGDDPARDLALLKTGSLDLLGEEAARAALFRMARLYPKEVRERLAFYVPLTYLHDLHWFRTKEPQGFPQALEEKLPKALAFFRDFFPRRGAW
- a CDS encoding molybdenum cofactor guanylyltransferase — translated: MYSGAVLAGGASRRFGEDKALFVYRGKPLLLWVLESLRGAEERFIVANRPYVGFGVPVYPDLLPGADSLSGLHSALAHARFPWVAVAATDLPFLTRGFWDFLYEQARASPYPVVAVYSPEGHLEPLMALYHKDCLPQVERQIREGDFRLGRVVEALGATYVAAEEVVARFGERVYLNANRRADLP
- the upp gene encoding uracil phosphoribosyltransferase, which encodes MRITLVDHPLVQHKLAHLRDKRTGPKDFRELAEEVAMLMAYEAMRDLELEETTVETPIAPARVKVLSGKKLALVAILRAGLVMVEGILKLVPHARVGHIGLYRDPESLNPVQYYIKLPPDIAERRAFLLDPMLATGGSASLALSLLKERGATGVKLMAILAAPEGLERIAKDHPDTEVVVAAIDERLNDHGYIVPGLGDAGDRIYGTK